In a genomic window of Aggregatimonas sangjinii:
- the dcm gene encoding DNA (cytosine-5-)-methyltransferase, translating into MKKIKVIELFAGVGGFRLGLEQTGAYEVVWSNQWEPSTKLQHASKVYEARFGSENHSNEDIAEVSVTAIPDADVLVGGFPCQDYSVATTLQNSKGLLGKKGVLWWSIHRILSEKKNPPKYLILENVDRLLKSPSSQRGRDFAIILKSLDDLGYAVEWRVINAAEYGMPQRRRRVFITGYHKSTPIYKKLLQTDAIGWIRESGIYATAFPIMTSTEKESTFVIKDNLVALSEYFNLGEKLSPFQNSGVFVDGDVVTVKTKPNFDGPRTVLGDILQNGEVSDTFFIPPEDEHKWHYLKGAKKEVRTAKNGYEYNYSEGGMIFPDALDNASRTIITGEGGKSPSRFKHVVSTKKGLRRLTPVELERLNMFPDDHTRLEGISDAKRAFFMGNALVVGVVRKIGEALAAEMG; encoded by the coding sequence ATGAAAAAAATTAAGGTAATCGAGCTCTTTGCAGGCGTAGGTGGTTTTCGCCTAGGTCTCGAACAGACGGGAGCATATGAAGTGGTCTGGAGCAACCAATGGGAGCCGAGTACAAAATTACAACATGCTTCGAAAGTGTATGAAGCACGCTTTGGATCGGAAAACCATAGCAATGAGGATATCGCGGAAGTATCTGTAACCGCTATTCCGGATGCTGATGTTTTGGTCGGAGGCTTTCCTTGCCAAGATTATTCCGTAGCGACGACCTTACAGAACTCCAAGGGGTTGCTCGGTAAAAAAGGGGTGTTGTGGTGGAGCATTCATCGCATACTTTCCGAAAAAAAAAATCCACCTAAATACCTGATTTTAGAGAATGTCGACCGCTTGCTGAAATCCCCTTCGTCCCAACGCGGACGAGACTTCGCTATTATTCTAAAAAGCTTGGACGATTTGGGGTACGCGGTGGAATGGCGTGTGATCAATGCTGCCGAATACGGAATGCCACAACGACGAAGACGTGTATTTATCACGGGGTATCACAAATCTACCCCAATCTATAAAAAGTTACTACAAACCGATGCAATAGGTTGGATCCGGGAATCGGGTATATACGCCACAGCCTTTCCGATAATGACATCGACTGAAAAAGAATCAACCTTCGTGATTAAGGACAATCTCGTGGCGCTTTCCGAATACTTCAACCTAGGCGAAAAGCTGTCCCCGTTCCAAAATTCAGGTGTTTTCGTAGATGGGGACGTAGTTACCGTTAAAACCAAACCTAATTTTGATGGGCCTAGAACCGTATTGGGTGATATATTGCAAAATGGTGAAGTATCGGACACCTTTTTTATCCCACCTGAAGATGAGCATAAATGGCATTATTTAAAAGGCGCGAAAAAAGAAGTCCGTACGGCCAAAAATGGCTATGAGTACAACTATAGCGAGGGGGGAATGATCTTCCCGGATGCCCTTGACAATGCCTCACGTACGATCATTACGGGTGAGGGCGGCAAAAGCCCTTCCCGCTTCAAACATGTGGTTTCGACCAAAAAAGGCCTGCGTCGCCTTACCCCCGTAGAATTGGAACGTTTGAATATGTTTCCGGACGACCATACCCGGTTGGAAGGCATTAGTGATGCCAAGCGTGCTTTCTTTATGGGAAATGCCTTGGTGGTAGGTGTGGTTCGGAAAATTGGTGAAGCCTTGGCGGCGGAAATGGGCTAA
- a CDS encoding GNAT family N-acetyltransferase, whose translation MLRTIVKNFAQLTLQELYALLQLRSEVFVVEQDCVYQDLDGKDAKALHILGYKKDELVAYTRIFAPGDYFEEASIGRVVVKASARQYGYGKDIMKASITAINDHYGKTDIHLSAQTYLKKFYQELGFNETGDDYLEDGIPHIGMFRKK comes from the coding sequence ATGTTACGGACTATTGTTAAAAACTTCGCCCAACTCACGCTTCAGGAATTATATGCTCTTTTACAATTGCGAAGCGAGGTATTCGTGGTGGAACAAGATTGTGTTTATCAAGATTTGGATGGGAAAGACGCAAAGGCATTACATATCTTAGGGTATAAAAAAGATGAACTGGTCGCCTACACCAGGATTTTTGCGCCCGGTGATTATTTTGAAGAGGCCAGCATCGGAAGAGTTGTGGTTAAAGCTTCTGCACGACAGTACGGTTATGGAAAAGACATTATGAAGGCATCTATAACGGCCATCAACGACCATTACGGTAAAACAGATATACACTTATCCGCGCAAACCTATCTCAAAAAATTTTACCAAGAATTGGGATTTAACGAAACAGGTGACGACTATTTGGAGGATGGTATTCCACATATAGGAATGTTTCGAAAAAAATAA
- a CDS encoding fructosamine kinase family protein, protein MDRSLKAHIEYLLCIKISNIQSISGGDISEAFLLETDTERFFCKVNHQNDAYTMFVAEKLGLDAISQTKTIAVPKILLCEALEKGGFLVMEYIEPKQTSSIDMERLGHHLAALHRHSKTNMFGWNKANFIGSLPQSNNTDSDWARFYVQERLVPQLKRAKDSKLLSAEEIPIPKTLLQACQGLFPEVVPSLLHGDLWSGNYLISADGTPYLIDPAVYWGHHEVDIAMTRLFGGFGTSFYDAYSESFPKIGGEIARTEIYQLYYLLVHLNLFGSSYQAAVRAILKRYF, encoded by the coding sequence ATGGATAGAAGCCTAAAAGCCCATATCGAGTATTTGCTTTGCATCAAGATTTCGAACATACAATCTATTTCCGGGGGTGACATTTCGGAAGCCTTCCTGTTGGAAACCGATACGGAGCGCTTTTTCTGTAAAGTGAATCACCAGAACGATGCCTATACCATGTTCGTGGCCGAAAAACTGGGCCTTGACGCTATTTCTCAAACAAAGACCATAGCCGTTCCGAAGATTTTGCTTTGTGAAGCACTTGAAAAAGGAGGCTTTTTGGTAATGGAATACATCGAGCCCAAACAAACCTCATCTATTGACATGGAGCGCTTGGGCCATCATCTGGCCGCGCTCCACCGGCATTCGAAAACGAATATGTTCGGATGGAATAAGGCAAATTTCATAGGTAGTCTGCCACAGTCGAACAATACTGATTCCGACTGGGCCCGTTTTTACGTACAAGAGCGATTAGTACCACAATTGAAACGCGCCAAGGACTCGAAATTATTGTCAGCTGAGGAAATTCCTATCCCAAAGACTCTTTTACAAGCCTGTCAGGGACTATTTCCGGAAGTTGTGCCTTCTTTGCTTCACGGTGATTTGTGGAGTGGTAATTACCTAATTTCCGCCGATGGTACCCCATATTTGATCGATCCCGCCGTGTATTGGGGACATCACGAAGTGGATATCGCCATGACCAGGTTGTTCGGTGGTTTTGGAACTTCGTTCTACGATGCCTATTCCGAATCATTTCCTAAAATCGGCGGGGAAATAGCGCGTACCGAAATCTATCAGCTGTACTATTTGTTGGTACATCTAAATCTTTTCGGCAGCTCTTACCAAGCAGCGGTCCGGGCTATTTTGAAACGCTATTTCTAA
- a CDS encoding RpiB/LacA/LacB family sugar-phosphate isomerase — MKIAIGNDHAGTEYKLAIVGLLKSMQIDVSNHGTDGTDSVDYPDFIHPVASDVEQEKVDYGIIVCGSGNGASMTANKHPKVRCALCWTKEIVALGRAHNDANVLSLPARFISLPQALEMVKVFLNTDFEGGRHERRVEKIPCS, encoded by the coding sequence ATGAAAATAGCCATAGGTAACGATCATGCAGGTACCGAGTACAAATTAGCTATAGTAGGTTTATTGAAATCGATGCAAATCGATGTGAGCAATCACGGTACGGATGGTACGGACAGCGTAGACTATCCTGATTTTATACATCCCGTTGCATCGGATGTGGAACAGGAAAAAGTAGATTATGGAATCATTGTCTGCGGCAGTGGAAACGGTGCATCGATGACGGCGAACAAACATCCAAAAGTGCGTTGTGCGTTGTGTTGGACAAAAGAAATAGTCGCATTGGGGCGTGCCCATAACGATGCTAATGTGCTCAGTTTACCAGCACGATTTATATCGTTGCCCCAAGCATTGGAAATGGTAAAAGTTTTCCTAAATACCGATTTTGAAGGGGGGCGCCATGAACGCCGGGTTGAGAAAATACCTTGTTCCTGA
- a CDS encoding C40 family peptidase, which translates to MKSTLLYAAIAFGILFLTGCKEDPNKAEDPVQITLKNIKKEYAPDKRVALFDVTAEQNDEILVLKGESNLPEAIAALKSQLAADSIPFIDSIQQLPADDLGKKTKAIINISVANLRSNPGHSSELATQATLGTIVNVYKKKDNWYYVQTPDHYLAWVDEGGIELVEDQIAENWSQDEKIIYTQTYGHAYADPYIDSLIVSDLTAGNLLTIVKDVFNNYSVRFPDGRNAYVRKSESEVYTDWLQNLDATEETLVSTGRQLMGIPYLWGGTSTKGVDCSGFTKTVYFMNGMVIPRDASQQVHTGIPIDSTGNFDALQRGDLLFFGRKATDSTAEKVVHVGMWIGDNEFIHSSGKVRISSMDKKSKNYDEYNLNRYLRTKRIFKQKGKGLMNLTQTTTLKQ; encoded by the coding sequence ATGAAATCAACACTTCTTTATGCCGCCATAGCTTTTGGAATTCTTTTCCTGACCGGATGCAAAGAAGACCCGAATAAAGCCGAAGACCCAGTTCAGATTACTTTGAAAAACATCAAAAAAGAATACGCCCCAGACAAGCGCGTGGCCTTGTTTGATGTGACCGCCGAGCAAAATGACGAAATATTGGTACTCAAAGGTGAGAGCAACCTACCCGAAGCAATAGCCGCCTTGAAATCCCAACTGGCTGCCGATAGCATTCCATTTATCGACAGTATTCAACAGTTGCCGGCCGATGATTTGGGAAAAAAGACAAAGGCAATCATCAATATCTCGGTGGCTAATCTGCGAAGTAATCCGGGGCATTCCTCGGAATTGGCCACACAGGCTACCTTGGGAACCATTGTAAATGTGTACAAGAAAAAAGACAATTGGTACTACGTACAGACTCCGGACCATTATTTGGCTTGGGTAGATGAGGGTGGAATTGAGCTGGTAGAAGACCAAATAGCGGAAAATTGGAGCCAAGACGAAAAAATCATCTACACCCAGACCTATGGCCATGCCTACGCAGATCCCTATATCGACAGTCTTATCGTATCTGATCTTACGGCCGGAAATCTGCTCACTATCGTCAAGGACGTTTTCAATAACTACAGCGTTCGCTTTCCTGACGGTCGTAATGCCTATGTGCGCAAATCGGAGTCGGAGGTATATACCGATTGGCTGCAAAACCTTGATGCCACGGAAGAAACTTTGGTTTCCACAGGACGGCAACTTATGGGTATCCCTTACCTCTGGGGCGGCACTTCTACCAAAGGCGTAGATTGCAGTGGTTTTACGAAGACCGTTTATTTTATGAACGGAATGGTCATACCGCGCGATGCCTCACAACAGGTACATACAGGTATTCCTATTGATTCGACTGGAAACTTCGATGCGTTGCAACGTGGCGACCTGTTGTTCTTTGGCAGGAAGGCTACTGATTCTACAGCCGAAAAAGTGGTACATGTAGGTATGTGGATAGGTGATAACGAATTCATTCATTCGTCGGGAAAAGTCCGAATAAGCAGTATGGATAAAAAATCCAAAAACTACGATGAGTACAATCTGAATCGCTATCTCAGAACCAAACGCATTTTTAAACAAAAGGGCAAAGGACTGATGAACCTGACACAAACAACTACTCTCAAGCAGTAG